The proteins below are encoded in one region of Blochmannia endosymbiont of Camponotus (Colobopsis) obliquus:
- the hemC gene encoding hydroxymethylbilane synthase, with amino-acid sequence MHTKTLKIATRSSPLALCQTHYVCNELRRYHPDIQIELIPIITTGDTMLDIKLEKIDKKGLFIKELEYALLHYHADIAVHSMKDMSIHFPKGLGLAVICERNDPRDAFVSLRYSNIDSLPNGAIVGTSSLRRQCQLHERRPDLQINNIRGNVNTRLKKLNTGQYDALILATAGLKRLSLDNYIRMSIDPADSLPAMGQGALGIEYRLKDNETLSLLKPLHHQNTAICIEIERDINKRLQSNCQSSIASYAEIKNNNQLWLRALINSTQQNKIIRSEGISLINDAKQLSIKVAEDLLIRSKS; translated from the coding sequence ACGTATGTAACGAATTACGACGATATCATCCTGATATACAAATAGAACTAATTCCAATAATCACAACGGGTGATACCATGTTAGACATCAAATTAGAAAAAATCGATAAAAAAGGATTATTTATCAAAGAACTTGAATATGCATTACTACATTATCATGCTGATATAGCAGTACACTCAATGAAAGATATGAGTATTCACTTTCCTAAAGGACTTGGACTAGCAGTAATATGCGAAAGAAATGATCCACGAGATGCTTTCGTTAGCCTTCGATATTCTAATATTGACTCTCTCCCTAATGGAGCAATAGTAGGCACTTCAAGTTTACGACGTCAATGCCAACTACACGAACGTCGCCCAGATTTACAAATAAATAATATAAGAGGTAACGTCAATACTAGATTAAAAAAATTAAATACAGGACAATATGATGCATTAATTTTAGCAACAGCAGGACTAAAACGCTTATCATTAGATAATTATATTCGTATGTCCATTGACCCAGCAGATTCCTTACCCGCCATGGGACAAGGGGCATTAGGTATAGAATATCGATTAAAAGATAATGAAACTTTATCATTACTCAAACCATTACATCACCAAAATACCGCGATTTGTATAGAAATAGAACGTGATATTAACAAAAGACTACAAAGTAATTGCCAATCATCAATTGCAAGCTATGCTGAAATTAAAAACAATAATCAATTATGGCTCAGAGCATTAATTAACTCAACACAACAAAATAAAATAATTCGTAGTGAAGGCATTTCACTAATCAATGATGCAAAACAATTAAGTATAAAAGTAGCTGAAGATTTACTAATTCGTAGTAAATCATAA
- the hemD gene encoding uroporphyrinogen-III synthase: MNILVTRPSPAGEELVFQLTSHGKKAWHLPLITCYPSKHLMSLTTKLNHLSAGDLLFTISQHAINYANSWLKISGTIWPSTLNYYSIGRSSGLLMNKLTGCFINFPKKNETSEELLQLPSLNHINGKRILILNSKNGRNILEKTLKKKGGQVDVCECYYRNPINYNGEEQAHRIIKLGINTLVITSGEMLQQLYYLLPKKYHTSWLLKCKLIVVSKRLALQGYQLGWQDILITKQANNTSLLKTILKI, translated from the coding sequence ATGAACATTTTAGTAACTAGACCATCTCCGGCAGGAGAAGAACTTGTTTTTCAATTAACCTCTCACGGCAAAAAAGCATGGCATTTACCATTAATCACTTGTTATCCCAGTAAACATTTAATGTCATTAACAACTAAATTAAATCATCTTTCTGCAGGAGATTTGTTATTTACTATTTCACAACATGCAATTAATTATGCTAACTCATGGTTGAAAATTTCAGGAACAATTTGGCCATCAACACTAAACTATTACTCTATAGGCCGTAGTAGCGGATTACTAATGAACAAACTCACTGGGTGTTTTATTAATTTTCCCAAAAAAAACGAAACTAGTGAAGAATTATTACAATTACCATCATTAAATCACATAAACGGCAAACGCATATTAATTTTAAATAGCAAAAACGGAAGAAATATATTAGAAAAAACTCTAAAAAAAAAAGGAGGACAAGTAGATGTTTGCGAATGTTATTATAGAAATCCAATAAATTATAATGGAGAAGAACAAGCTCACCGTATAATTAAACTAGGTATCAACACACTGGTAATTACTAGTGGAGAAATGTTACAACAATTATATTATCTACTTCCAAAAAAATATCATACATCCTGGTTATTAAAATGTAAATTAATAGTAGTTAGTAAACGTTTAGCGCTACAAGGCTATCAATTAGGATGGCAAGATATTCTTATAACAAAACAGGCTAACAACACCTCTTTATTAAAAACAATACTCAAAATATAA
- the rho gene encoding transcription termination factor Rho: MNLTELKNISVAELIILGENMGLENLARMRKQDIIFAILKQHSKSGENIFGDGVLEILQDGFGFLRSSDSSYLAGPDDIYVSPSQIRRFNLRTGDTISGKIRPPKEGERYFALLKVNDVNYDKPESSRNKILFENLTPLHANSRLRMERGNGSTEDLTARVLDLASPIGRGQRGLIVAPPKAGKTILLQNIAQSIAYNHSECVLIVLLIDERPEEVTEMQRLVKGEVIASTFDEPASRHIQVAEMVVEKAKRLVEHKKDVIILLDSITRLARAYNTVVPASGKVLTGGVDANALQRPKRFFGAARNMEEGGSLTIIATALIDTGSKMDEVIYEEFKGTGNMELHLSRRIAEKRVFPAIDYNRSGTRKEELLTTQDELQKIWILRKIIHPMGEIDAMEFMMSKLSMTRTNDEFFDMMRRS; this comes from the coding sequence ATGAATCTTACCGAATTAAAAAATATCTCGGTTGCTGAGTTGATTATTTTAGGAGAGAATATGGGCTTAGAAAATTTGGCTCGTATGCGAAAACAAGACATTATTTTTGCTATTCTTAAGCAACATTCTAAAAGTGGTGAAAATATTTTTGGTGATGGTGTATTAGAAATTTTACAAGATGGTTTCGGTTTTCTTCGTTCTAGTGATAGTTCATATTTAGCTGGTCCTGATGATATTTATGTATCGCCTAGTCAGATACGTCGTTTTAATTTAAGGACAGGTGATACTATTTCAGGTAAAATTAGACCTCCTAAGGAAGGTGAACGTTATTTTGCGTTGCTTAAAGTAAATGATGTTAATTATGATAAACCAGAAAGTTCTCGTAATAAAATTTTATTTGAAAATTTGACACCCTTACATGCTAATTCGCGTTTACGCATGGAACGAGGTAATGGTTCTACAGAAGATTTAACTGCTAGAGTATTAGATTTGGCTTCACCTATAGGTCGTGGTCAACGTGGTTTAATCGTAGCGCCACCAAAAGCGGGAAAAACAATATTATTACAGAATATTGCACAAAGTATTGCCTACAACCACTCAGAATGTGTACTTATAGTTTTATTAATTGATGAACGTCCTGAAGAAGTGACAGAAATGCAAAGATTAGTTAAAGGAGAAGTTATTGCGTCTACATTTGATGAACCAGCTTCTCGTCATATACAGGTTGCTGAAATGGTTGTTGAGAAAGCAAAACGTTTAGTGGAACATAAGAAAGATGTTATCATTTTATTAGATTCTATTACTCGGTTAGCGCGTGCTTATAATACAGTTGTTCCAGCTTCCGGAAAAGTTTTGACTGGCGGTGTAGATGCTAATGCGTTACAGCGTCCAAAAAGATTTTTTGGTGCTGCACGTAATATGGAAGAAGGAGGTAGTTTAACCATTATTGCCACTGCTTTAATCGATACTGGTTCAAAAATGGATGAAGTGATTTATGAGGAATTTAAAGGTACTGGTAATATGGAATTACATTTATCTAGAAGAATTGCTGAAAAGCGTGTTTTTCCAGCCATTGATTATAATCGTTCTGGCACTCGTAAAGAGGAATTACTTACTACTCAAGATGAATTACAAAAAATATGGATTTTACGTAAAATCATTCACCCTATGGGTGAGATAGATGCTATGGAATTTATGATGAGTAAATTGTCAATGACTCGAACCAATGATGAATTTTTTGATATGATGCGACGTTCTTAA
- the trxA gene encoding thioredoxin, with product MNSKIINLNDDMFEDKIIELTSNGLLLVDFWAEWCNPCKVLSLVLDEMLSENNCNVIVAKLNIDENPIVTKKYEIRSIPTLLLFKGSKVLATKVGVLSKKQLKEFLSSYL from the coding sequence ATGAATAGTAAAATTATTAATTTGAATGATGATATGTTTGAGGATAAAATAATAGAATTAACAAGTAATGGCTTATTATTAGTTGATTTCTGGGCAGAGTGGTGCAATCCTTGTAAAGTGCTTTCATTAGTTTTAGATGAGATGTTAAGTGAGAATAATTGTAATGTAATTGTTGCTAAACTTAATATTGATGAAAATCCTATAGTTACTAAAAAATATGAAATTCGTAGTATTCCGACTTTGTTATTATTTAAAGGAAGTAAGGTATTAGCTACGAAAGTTGGTGTGTTATCTAAAAAACAATTGAAAGAATTTTTGAGTTCTTATTTGTAG